A genomic region of Miscanthus floridulus cultivar M001 chromosome 3, ASM1932011v1, whole genome shotgun sequence contains the following coding sequences:
- the LOC136541585 gene encoding DEAD-box ATP-dependent RNA helicase 52B-like encodes MRSSWADSVANAEESAPAAAAAAAAANGSVATHGNLRPTSSSYVPPHLRGRSAGASFDNQAGLVAPAQGGPLPLAAAQPSGQGAAVGGPRWAGIVNGGGGGGGSVGAPRQGYGGGGGGGGRGAWNSRPGGWDRRDREPDPFAKAEAEEVDFEGQENSGINFDAYEDIPVETSGHDVPAPVNTFAEIDLGDALNENIRRCKYVKPTPVQRYAIPISIAGRDLMACAQTGSGKTAAFCFPIISGILKSPRPQQRSRSTRTACPLALILSPTRELSVQIHEEARKFAYQTGVRVVVAYGGAPITNQLRELERGVEILVATPGRLMDLLERARVSLQMIRYLALDEADRMLDMGFEPQIRKIVEGMDMPQRGERQTMLFSATFPKEIQRMAADFLADYIFLAVGRVGSSTDLIAQRVEFVLDSDKRSYLMDLLHAQKANGTHGKHALTLVFVETKRGADALEDWLFRNGFPATSIHGDRTQQEREHALRSFKSGATPILVATDVAARGLDIPHVAHVINFDLPNDIDDYVHRIGRTGRAGKSGLATAFFNESNTTLARPLSDLMREANQEVPKWLDGYAAHSGYGGGGGRNRRQGGGARFGGRDFRRDRGSGGYGGGSYGGGGGGGGYGGSSGYGGGYGGGGSGYGGGQSMSSWD; translated from the exons GCCGTTCAGCTGGTGCCAGCTTTGACAACCAAGCGGGCTTAGTAGCACCGGCACAAGGTGGACCACTGCCCTTGGCTGCTGCACAACCTTCTGGTCAGGGCGCTGCTGTTGGTGGCCCTCGCTGGGCTGGCATTGtgaatggtggtggtggtggtggtggcagcgtTGGTGCTCCTCGCCAGGgttatggtggtggtggcgggggcggAGGTCGCGGTGCTTGGAACTCCCGTCCTGGGGGTTGGGACCGCAGAGACCGTGAGCCCGATCCTTTTGCCAAAGCTGAGGCTGAAGAAGTTGACTTCGAGGGCCAGGAGAATTCTGGCATCAATTTTGATGCCTATGAAGACATCCCTGTTGAGACTAGTGGCCATGATGTGCCTGCACCAGTCAACACATTTGCAGAGATTGATTTGGGTGACGCATTGAATGAGAATATCCGGAGGTGCAAGTATGTGAAACCAACACCAGTGCAGCGTTATGCCATCCCAATCTCCATTGCTGGGCGGGATCTCATGGCTTGCGCACAGACTGGATCTGGAAAAACTGCTGCTTTCTGTTTCCCAATCATCAGTGGCATCTTAAAGTCACCAAGGCCACAACAGAGGTCACGGAGTACAAGGACTGCTTGTCCTCTGGCTCTGATCTTGTCACCCACTCGTGAGCTTTCGGTCCAA ATCCATGAAGAAGCAAGGAAGTTTGCATACCAGACTGGTGTCAGAGTTGTGGTTGCGTATGGTGGCGCACCAATAACTAACCAG CTGAGGGAGTTAGAGAGAGGTGTGGAAATCCTGGTGGCAACTCCTGGTCGCTTAATGGATCTGTTGGAGAGGGCTAGAGTCTCACTGCAAATGATAAGGTATTTAGCTCTCGATGAAGCTGATCGGATGCTTGATATGGGTTTCGAGCCACAGATACGTAAAATTGTTGAGGGCATGGACATGCCTCAACGTGGTGAGAGGCAGACAATGTTGTTTAGTGCGACATTCCCAAAAGAGATACAG AGGATGGCTGCGGATTTCCTTGCTGATTACATCTTTCTTGCTGTTGGGAGAGTTGGTTCAAGCACCGATTTGATTGCTCAGAGGGTGGAGTTTGTCCTTGATTCAGACAAACGAAGCTACCTCATGGACCTTCTTCATGCACAAAAGGCTAATGGCACACATGGAAAG CACGCTCTTACTTTGGTCTTTGTGGAGACAAAGAGGGGGGCTGATGCTCTGGAGGACTGGCTTTTTAGAAATGGATTCCCTGCAACTAGCATTCATGGAGACAGGACACAACAG GAAAGGGAGCATGCTCTTAGGTCCTTCAAGAGTGGAGCAACTCCCATCCTTGTGGCGACTGATGTTGCTGCTCGTGGTCTTGACATACCACATGTTGCCCATGTGATTAATTTTGACCTCCCTAATGATATAGATGATTATGTTCATCGGATTGGAAGGACTGGACGTGCTGGGAAATCTGGTCTGGCTACTGCATTCTTCAACGAGAGCAACACTACGCTTGCAAGGCCGTTGAGTGATCTCATGAGAGAGGCCAACCAGGAGGTTCCTAAGTGGCTCGACGGGTACGCTGCCCATTCAGGCTACGGAGGCGGAGGTGGTAGAAACCGCAGACAAGGTGGCGGTGCCAGATTTGGTGGCCGTGATTTCCGGCGAGATAGGGGCAGTGGTGGGTATGGTGGTGGTTCctatggaggtggcggcggtggtggtggatatgGGGGATCATCAGGATACGGTGGTGGCTatggcggcggtggcagcggctATGGTGGTGGTCAGAGTATGAGTTCTTGGGACTGA